The Pyrenophora tritici-repentis strain M4 chromosome 2, whole genome shotgun sequence genome window below encodes:
- a CDS encoding lipase yields MGFLRCLFVYCLVFTAALVDGHRGDAIQQPLLRGANKANDTLITQKLFWELEELARIVDIAYCVGAAGLGIQKPFKCASRCSDRDFETFELVTAWNTGPFLSDSCGYIALSHSRTNPRLILAFRGTYSVANTIADLSTIPQQYVPYPGDDDDETSDFIAPRVDPSDRDPPSAEPPKCENCTVHTGFYSSWLNTRKVVLPHVSKALQRYPNYKLVLVGHSLGGAVATLAGLDFKARGWDPHVTTFGEPRLGNKEFNTYVDDRFELTSNHENNKMHRVTHVGDPVPLLPLSEWGFSMHSEEIFISESSLPFSIADVHYCNGDEDPHCIAGSDHDKPAWGLPTRFKFWQLFFAHRDYFWRLGLCMPGGDPGDWYGKYPGHRTSDDDDSSEIVEL; encoded by the exons ATGGGCTTCTTACGCTGCCTTTTCGTATATTGTTTGGTCTTCACCGCAGCCCTTGTTGACGGTCATAGGGGCGATGCGATACAACAACCACTGCTCCGCGGAGCCAACAAGGCCAATGACACGCTAATCACCCAGAAGCTCTTCTGGGAACTCGAGGAACTCGCGCGCATAGTCGACATTGCGTATTGTGTAGGCGCCGCTGGTCTGGGAATTCAGAAACCCTTCAAGTGCGCCAGCCGGTGTAGCGATCGCGACTTTGAAACGTTTGAGTTGGTGACG GCATGGAACACCGGTCCTTTCCTGTCCGACTCCTGCGGCTACATTGCCCTCTCACACTCTCGTACCAATCCGCGCCTCATCCTCGCTTTCCGCGGCACCTACTCGGTCGCGAATACCATCGCCGACCTCTCCACGATACCGCAGCAATACGTACCCTATCCCggcgacgatgacgatgaaaCTTCCGATTTTATAGCACCAAGAGTCGACCCTTCCGACCGGGACCCGCCGTCCGCTGAGCCGCCCAAGTGCGAGAACTGCACTGTACACACCGGCTTCTACTCGTCGTGGCTCAACACACGAAAGGTCGTCCTTCCGCATGTGTCCAAGGCGTTGCAGAGATACCCCAACTACAAGCTGGTCTTGGTGGGACACTCGCTGGGCGGAGCTGTTGCGACCCTGGCTGGGCTAGACTTCAAGGCACGCGGATGGGACCCGCATGTCACCACCTTTGGGGAACCAAGGCTTGGAAATAAAGAATTCAACACCTACGTGGATGACCGTTTCGAGCTAACGTCGAACCACGAGAACAACAAGATGCACCGCGTTACCCACGTGGGTGACCCTGTGCCTTTGTTGCCCTTGTCTGAATGGGGCTTCAGCATGCACAGTGAGGAAATCTTCATATCCGAGTCCAGTCTGCCCTTCTCTATTGCCGATGTACACTACTGTAATGGTGATGAAGATccgcactgtattgctggCAGCGACCATGACAAACCTGCTTGGGGTCTGCCCACTCGCTTCAAGTTCTGGCAGCTCTTTTTCGCCCATCGCGACTATTTCTGGCGACTGGGCCTATGCATGCCTGGTGGCGATCCTGGCGACTGGTACGGTAAGTATCCCGGACACAGAACAAGCGATGATGATGATTCTTCAGAAATAGTTGAGTTGTAA
- a CDS encoding AroG, 3-deoxy-D-arabino-heptulosonate 7-phosphate (DAHP) synthase — MSFHIENPAVGDPANSEDWRIKGYNPLTPPDLLQSEIPQTAKSRDTVLKGRNEAVEIVQGKDAQKRLLVVIGPCSIHDPPAALEYCDRLMKLKEKYQDDLLIVMRSYLEKPRTTVGWKGLINDPDIDNSFKINKGLRISRQLFVDLTEKGMPLASEMLDTISPQFLADMFSVGAIGARTTESQLHRELASGLSFPVGFKNGTDGTLDVAVDAIGSAKHPHHFLSVTKPGVVAIVGTIGNDDCFVILRGGKKGTNYDAQSVKEAREKLESKGMNSRLMIDCSHGNSEKNHMNQPKVAHAVAEQIAGGETAVMGVMIESNIKAGTQKVPKEGKAGLEYGMSITDACIDWETTEMVLEELAGAVAKRRTLLGQNGA, encoded by the exons ATGTCC TTCCACATTGAGAACCCTGCCGTGGGCGACCCTGCCAACTCTGAAGACTGGCGCATCAAGGGATACAATCCTTTGACACCGCCAGACCTTCTTCAGAGCGAGATTCCACAGACGGCCAAATCGAGAGACACGGTGCTCAAAGGCCGCAATGAAGCTGTCGAAATCGTCCAGGGCAAAGATGCGCAGAAGCGGTTACTCGTCGTCATTGGCCCGTGCTCTATCCACGACCCTCCTGCCGCGCTCGAATACTGCGACCGGTTGATGAAGCTCAAGGAGAAGTACCAGGATGATCTACTCATCGTCATGCGCTCTTACTTGGAGAAACCGCGTACAACTGTTGGTTGGAAGGGCCTGATCAACGACCCGGATATCGACAACAGCTTCAAGATCAACAAGGGCTTGCGCATCTCAAGGCAGCTCTTCGTCGACTTGACTGAGAAGGGCATGCCGCTGGCGAGCGAGATGCTGGATACAATTTCACCCCAGTTCCTTGCGGATATGTTCAGCGTGGGTGCAATTGGCGCCAGGACCACCGAGTCGCAGCTACACCGCGAGCTTGCCTCGGGTTTGTCCTTCCCCGTTGGCTTCAAGAATGGCACAGATGGTACGCTTGATGTAGCTGTTGATGCCATCGGCTCGGCCAAGCACCCTCACCACTTCCTCTCCGTTACAAAGCCCGGTGTTGTCGCCATTGTCGGCACCATTGGTAACGACGACTGCTTTGTTATCCTGCGCGGCGGCAAGAAGGGCACCAACTACGATGCCCAGAGTGTGAAGGAGGCGCGCGAGAAGCTCGAGTCCAAGGGCATGAACTCGCGCTTGATGATCGACTGTAGCCACGGCAACTCGGAGAAGAACCACATGAACCAGCCCAAGGTTGCACACGCCGTGGCCGAGCAAATTGCTGGAGGTGAGACGGCTGTTATGGGTGTCATGATTGAGAGCAACATCAAGGCGGGCACTCAGAAAGTACCCAAGGAAGGCAAGGCCGGGCTTGAGTACGGCATGTCCATTACTGATGCATGCATCGACTGGGAGACGACAGAGATGGTGCTGGAGGAGCTTGCTGGCGCCGTTGCGAAGCGACGCACGCTGCTCGGCCAGAATGGCGCTTAA
- a CDS encoding AP-endonuc-2 domain containing protein: MGAIDYSTLASVPISFATCSLGSPSNPPPLLDRLDAMSAAGFSAVELSFPDILSYGQTLLGHEVEPSNYDDLCKVATEIRKECDKRKLGIMMLQPFSNYEGWPDGSDGRKDAMERARGWIRIMQACGTDMLQVGSTDSPLDKLDKGKIVPDLQLLCDMLADHGFRLAYENWCWSTHAPDWKHVWNIVQQVDRPNIGLCLDTFQTAGGEWGDPRTASGLREDVSKDELDKRFQKSLEELSTTIPKEKIYLLQISDAYKVPQPFDVERDDAGLLPRGRWSHDFRPLPYNGGYLPVVDVARAVLKTGFRGWFSYEVFDGGADGKAMDVDIVAYAHAARNVQNRLLAECAGQQVSEVLAAR; the protein is encoded by the coding sequence ATGGGCGCGATCGACTACTCCACGCTCGCATCTGTTCCTATCAGCTTTGCAACCTGCTCTCTTGGCAGCCCGTCAAATCCTCCGCCCCTACTTGACCGTCTAGATGCCATGTCCGCTGCAGGCTTTTCCGCCGTCGAGCTCTCATTTCCCGATATACTCTCCTACGGCCAGACATTGCTTGGCCATGAAGTGGAGCCTTCAAACTACGATGACCTCTGCAAAGTGGCGACTGAAATTAGGAAAGAGTGCGATAAGAGGAAGCTTGGCATTATGATGTTGCAGCCCTTTTCCAACTATGAGGGCTGGCCCGACGGTTCCGACGGGCGCAAGGACGCTATGGAACGGGCCCGCGGTTGGATCCGCATCATGCAGGCATGTGGCACCGATATGTTGCAGGTTGGGTCGACCGACTCACCGCTCGACAAACTCGACAAGGGCAAGATTGTTCCAGATCTGCAACTTCTGTGTGATATGCTAGCGGATCACGGTTTCCGACTGGCTTATGAGAATTGGTGCTGGTCAACGCATGCTCCGGACTGGAAACATGTCTGGAACATCGTCCAGCAGGTTGACCGCCCCAATATCGGCCTCTGTCTCGATACTTTTCAGACAGCGGGCGGGGAGTGGGGCGACCCCAGGACTGCCTCTGGTTTGCGCGAAGACGTATCAAAAGATGAGTTGGACAAGCGATTCCAGAAGAGTCTCGAAGAACTCAGCACTACTATTCCAAAGGAAAAGATCTATCTCCTCCAAATCAGTGACGCGTACAAGGTGCCTCAGCCCTTTGATGTCGAACGCGACGATGCAGGCTTACTACCTCGCGGAAGATGGAGCCACGACTTTAGACCTCTACCGTATAATGGCGGATATCTACCTGTCGTTGATGTTGCACGAGCAGTGCTTAAGACTGGTTTCAGAGGCTGGTTCAGCTACGAGGTGTTTGACGGTGGTGCGGACGGCAAGGCCATGGATGTAGACATTGTTGCCTATGCGCACGCTGCGAGGAACGTACAAAACAGGTTACTTGCCGAATGCGCTGGTCAGCAAGTGTCGGAGGTATTAGCTGCACGGTAA